In the genome of Afipia felis ATCC 53690, the window GCCGGAAGGGTGCGTCACGGTCGTCGATGCGATGGGTGTCACGGATGCAGGCATTTTCGGTGACATTCTCTGCGCGCGCATGGCCACGCGAAAAGTTGCGGCGCTCGTGACCGACGGCGTGATGCGGGACGTTGCCGGTGTATTGACCACAGGATTGCCGATTTGGTGTCAGGGTGCAGCCGCGCCAGCATCGGTCACCGGTCTCACATTCGTGAGCTGGCAAGAGCCGATCGCCTGCGGCGGTGTCGCTGTGTTTCCGAACGACGTCATTGTGATCGACGATGACGGCGCGGTGCTTATTCCAGCGGACCTTGTGGATGACGTGGTCGCGGCCGCACCCGAGCAGGAGCGGCTCGAAGCTTGGATCATGTCGGAGGTCGAGAAGGGAACGCCGCTGCCGGGACTCTATCCGCCCAATGAAGCAAATAAGGCCCGTTACGAGGCGAGCAAGAAGGCGTGAGATCAATGCTTCTGAATGCGCAGGCATCAGGCGTTTACACAATTGCAGCAACGCCGTTTCATCCCGATGGTCGATTGGATGTCGAATCCATTGACCGCATGACGGATTTCTATCTGCAGTGCGGTGTCACCGGGATGACCATCCTCGGCATCATGGGCGAAGCGCTAAAACTCGAGCCGGAGGAATCGCTGACGGTCGTCAATCGCGTCGTCAAACGAGCAGGCAAAGTGCCGGTTGTGGTGGGCGTTTCTGCGCCGGGATTTGCAGCAATGCGCGCGCTGTCGCGAGCATCGATGGACGCGGGTGCGGCTGGCGTGATGATTGCTCCAGTGCCGAGCCTGAGAACCGATGACCAAATCGTCACTTACTTTGCTCAGGCGGTGGAGGCTGTCGGGGACGACATTCCGTGGGTGTTACAGGATTATCCGCTCACCCTGAGCGTCGTCATGACGCCCAAGGTTATCCGGCAGATCGTCCAAAACCATGCATCGTGCGTGATGCTCAAGCACGAGGACTGGCCTGGTCTCGAGAAGATCAGTGCCGTGCGCGGATTCCAGAAAG includes:
- a CDS encoding ribonuclease activity regulator RraA, whose amino-acid sequence is MMDAQNYPATLPLAQNVIDVLSKVTNATITTILLKKGLRNVWIRGSRPLKPGQKRIVGRAFTLRFVPAREDLATPASWGAPISTRAAIEAMPEGCVTVVDAMGVTDAGIFGDILCARMATRKVAALVTDGVMRDVAGVLTTGLPIWCQGAAAPASVTGLTFVSWQEPIACGGVAVFPNDVIVIDDDGAVLIPADLVDDVVAAAPEQERLEAWIMSEVEKGTPLPGLYPPNEANKARYEASKKA
- a CDS encoding dihydrodipicolinate synthase family protein, whose amino-acid sequence is MLLNAQASGVYTIAATPFHPDGRLDVESIDRMTDFYLQCGVTGMTILGIMGEALKLEPEESLTVVNRVVKRAGKVPVVVGVSAPGFAAMRALSRASMDAGAAGVMIAPVPSLRTDDQIVTYFAQAVEAVGDDIPWVLQDYPLTLSVVMTPKVIRQIVQNHASCVMLKHEDWPGLEKISAVRGFQKDGSMRPISILCGNGGLFLDFEMERGADGAMTGYAFPDMLVDVVNLQKTGKRDEAHDLFDAHLPLVRYEQQQGVGLATRKYVLQKRGAIASDAQRKPGNALTPAAKAEVDYLLSRLARHDPRAQL